The Eriocheir sinensis breed Jianghai 21 chromosome 4, ASM2467909v1, whole genome shotgun sequence genome has a segment encoding these proteins:
- the LOC126981332 gene encoding actin-related protein 2/3 complex subunit 5-C-like: MSINTSSSEFRNIDVDQYNEDNYKEDDGEPQSPPIGVEEATIVSSINSGNHADALKLLLTNAPVASKGKNEQAKDMALNLVLKVLLSVSKSQMDQIIASLDKTQLDVLMKYIYRGFERPSEGSSAILLVWHEKVYNVGGVGCIVRVLTDRKRV, from the exons ATGTCGATAAACACTTCAAGTTCTGAGTTTCGTAACATTGATGTGGACCAGTACAATGAAGATAACTACAAAGAAGATGATGGGGAGCCTCAGAGCCCACCTATTGGAGTAGAAGAAGCCACCATTGTGTCCAGCATCAATTCAG GTAACCATGCTGATGCCCTGAAGCTGTTACTTACCAATGCCCCGGTGGCCTCCAAAGGGAAGAATGAGCAGGCTAAGGACATGGCTTTGAACTTGGTTTTGAAG GTGCTCCTCTCAGTCAGCAAATCACAGATGGATCAGATAATTGCATCCCTTGACAAGACTCAGCTGGACGTCCTCATGAAGTACATCTACCGAGGGTTTGAAAGGCCATCGGAAGGGTCGTCAGCGATTTTGCTTGTTTGGCATGAAAAGGTATACAATGTTGGTGGCGTTGGGTGCATTGTCAGGGTGCTCACTGACCGGAAAAGAGTTTGA
- the LOC126981339 gene encoding uncharacterized protein LOC126981339 isoform X2, whose product MGGGASIQKPNCGCKTEEAGYLPYDVYEAARTGLPGPVLSYLSTTKGSNVNATYKGETMLHVACANGRESVLTLLLSQKGLCLNIRNAYNETALMLAAGNGYRDCVEIMLVHTQSCPLEIHCKNNNNLSAMDIAHINNRQDVAYCMQSFLKNRPPPTGGKKDTQPRPAAPAPGNNDPSPPPATNNAPAVCTVTSAAAPAVTTARK is encoded by the exons ATGGGCGGAGGTGCG TCAATACAAAAACCGAATTGTGGCTGCAAGACAGAAGAAGCAGGATACCTTCCCTAT GATGTTTATGAGGCCGCAAGAACTGGTCTGCCGGGGCCTGTCCTTTCGTACTTGAGCACAACAAAAGGTAGTAATGTCAATGCCACCTACAAGGGCGAGACAATGTTGCATGTGGCCTGTGCCAATGGGCGGGAGAGTGTCCTGACCTTGCTGCTCAGCCAAAAGGGTCTGTGCCTGAACATCCGCAACGCCTACAACGAGACGGCCCTCATGCTTGCGGCGGGGAACGGATACCGGGACTGTGTCGAGATCATGCTTGTCCATACCCAGAGT TGTCCCCTTGAAATACactgcaagaacaacaacaacctgaGCGCTATGGACATCGCCCACATCAACAACCGTCAGGACGTGGCTTATTGTATGCAGTCGTTTCTCAAG AATCGGCCTCCACCAACGGGCGGGAAAAAAGA CACCCAACCCCGACCTGCCGCCCCCGCACCTGGCAACAATGATCCCAGCCCCCCGCCCGCGACCAACAACGCCCCTGCAGTTTGTACTGTGACCTCTGCTGCCGCACCTGCAGTAACCACAGCCAGAAAGTGA
- the LOC126981317 gene encoding zinc finger MYND domain-containing protein 10-like isoform X3, with protein sequence MASTGTNILQPFEVEHAIDSLECVNLEEMLSNRWVSCCGRVIQLSTQAVLEARRGGHEHVQHTLTLQHKELEVVWHLLTAETWRLHVLPLLLRQCQETSPPPSSLPFIMVLHLEVAALGLLESLAFNEESAAALEGLVLDVIDYSVRQLIRLVNHGHAHPNQPFYSPQENHLYVFDSREDDEKGDSSSTSTQKDDEGKENQKSDEREDGKENIHHEVSQEERRAGLVLGGKAVAVLHLLAGCRKHLPLCATTRMMSTHDIPQLLASLLCMQPWKTQQTGDVYVFEDSEWQRRTPKDPPLSRTECQMWATLQTLLFDADCITMYEINSARKNVLLKLSGRLNEAALAQIPSLEHLARWLAALPLTQPQQPHPPPLITTLPQLSDGVAGAWDGRWKELSQRLAPRFLAPTPTCLQALASSMAAAWDLDALEELLPDTPSCASCGSPAGQRCSRCHNEWYCRRKCQVEDWPKHKQLCDLLVKNNPKAKSTADAPEEDGSG encoded by the exons ATGGCCTCCACCGGCACAAACATACTCCAGCCCTTCGAGGTCGAGCACGCCATTGACAGCCTGGAGTGCGTCAACCTGGAGGAAATGCTCTCAAACAG GTGGGTGAGCTGCTGCGGCCGTGTGATTCAGCTGAGCACGCAGGCGGTGTTGGAGGCGAGGAGGGGCGGCCACGAGCACGTCCAGCACACACTCACTCTTCAGCACAAG GAGCTGGAGGTCGTGTGGCACCTGCTGACGGCTGAGACATGGAGGCTCCATGTCCTGCCGCTTCTGCTGCGTCAATGCCAAGAgacatctcctcccccttcttccctccccttcattatgGTG tTGCACTTAGAGGTGGCTGCATTGGGCCTCTTGGAAAGCCTGGCGTTTAACGAGGAATCTGCTGCAGCGCTGGAGGGACTCGTCCTTGATGTGATTGACTACAGCGTGCGACAGCTGATCCGCCTTGTCAACCACGGCCACGCCCACCCCAACCAGCCTTTCTACAGCCCTCAGGAGAACCATCTCTATGTCTTTGATTCAAGGGAAGACG atgAGAAAGGAGACAGTAGCAGCACTAGTACCCAAAAGGATGATGAAGGTAAGGAGAATCAAAAAAGTGACGAacgagaagatggaaaagaaaacatacaccaCGAAGTGAGTCAGGAGGAGCGGAGGGCAGGACTGGTGCTGGGAGGGAAGGCAGTGGCTGTACTTCACCTGCTGGCCGGGTGCAGAAAACATCTCCCTCTCTGTGCCACAACACGAATGATGAGCACACACGATATACCACAACTCTTAGCCTCCCTGTTATGTATGCAGCCCTGGAAGACACAACAGACAGGTGACGTGTACGTGTTTGAAGACAGCGAGTGGCAACGCAGAACTCCCAAAGACCCACCACTGTCACGCACAGAATGTCAGATGTGGGCCACACTTCAGACATTGCTATTTGATGCCGACTGTATCACCATGTATGAAATCAACAGTGCACGGAAAAATGTGCTCTTAAAATTAAGTGGCCGTCTCAACGAAGCAGCCTTGGCCCAGATCCCCTCCTTGGAGCACCTTGCCCGATGGCTTGCCGCACTCCCTCTGACTCAGCCACAGCAGCCACACCCACCACCCCTCATCACTACCCTCCCACAG TTGAGTGATGGAGTGGCAGGCGCCTGGGATGGTCGCTGGAAAGAACTGTCACAAAGATTGGCTCCCAGGTTTCTTGCACCAACACCTACCTGCCTGCAAGCACTGGCGTCTAGTATGGCAGCGGCCTGGGACCTGGATGCACTAGAGGAGCTGCTGCCGGACACTCCCTCATGTGCCTCCTGTGGCAGTCCTGCGGGCCAGAGGTGTTCACGATGCCACAACGAGTGGTACTGCCGCAG AAAGTGTCAGGTTGAAGACTGGCCAAAGCATAAACAACTGTGTGACCTCTTGGTAAAAAATAACCCCAAGGCAAAGTCTACTGCTGATGCTCCTGAAGAAGATGGAAGTGGATAA
- the LOC126981317 gene encoding zinc finger MYND domain-containing protein 10-like isoform X1: MIVTVERVRKDCLGVGELLRPCDSAEHAGGVGGEEGRPRARPAHTHSSAQGRHLKDNKQKQQHKSPLNTAPTKEKRTIERPEEIEELEVVWHLLTAETWRLHVLPLLLRQCQETSPPPSSLPFIMVLHLEVAALGLLESLAFNEESAAALEGLVLDVIDYSVRQLIRLVNHGHAHPNQPFYSPQENHLYVFDSREDDEKGDSSSTSTQKDDEGKENQKSDEREDGKENIHHEVSQEERRAGLVLGGKAVAVLHLLAGCRKHLPLCATTRMMSTHDIPQLLASLLCMQPWKTQQTGDVYVFEDSEWQRRTPKDPPLSRTECQMWATLQTLLFDADCITMYEINSARKNVLLKLSGRLNEAALAQIPSLEHLARWLAALPLTQPQQPHPPPLITTLPQLSDGVAGAWDGRWKELSQRLAPRFLAPTPTCLQALASSMAAAWDLDALEELLPDTPSCASCGSPAGQRCSRCHNEWYCRRKCQVEDWPKHKQLCDLLVKNNPKAKSTADAPEEDGSG; encoded by the exons ATGATCGTCACCGTTGAAAGGGTCAGGAAGGATTGCCTTGGG GTGGGTGAGCTGCTGCGGCCGTGTGATTCAGCTGAGCACGCAGGCGGTGTTGGAGGCGAGGAGGGGCGGCCACGAGCACGTCCAGCACACACTCACTCTTCAGCACAAG GAAGGCACCTCAAGGACAACAAACAAAAGCAGCAACATAAAAGCCCACTAAACactgctccgacaaaagaaaaaagaacaatcgagaggccagaggagatcgag GAGCTGGAGGTCGTGTGGCACCTGCTGACGGCTGAGACATGGAGGCTCCATGTCCTGCCGCTTCTGCTGCGTCAATGCCAAGAgacatctcctcccccttcttccctccccttcattatgGTG tTGCACTTAGAGGTGGCTGCATTGGGCCTCTTGGAAAGCCTGGCGTTTAACGAGGAATCTGCTGCAGCGCTGGAGGGACTCGTCCTTGATGTGATTGACTACAGCGTGCGACAGCTGATCCGCCTTGTCAACCACGGCCACGCCCACCCCAACCAGCCTTTCTACAGCCCTCAGGAGAACCATCTCTATGTCTTTGATTCAAGGGAAGACG atgAGAAAGGAGACAGTAGCAGCACTAGTACCCAAAAGGATGATGAAGGTAAGGAGAATCAAAAAAGTGACGAacgagaagatggaaaagaaaacatacaccaCGAAGTGAGTCAGGAGGAGCGGAGGGCAGGACTGGTGCTGGGAGGGAAGGCAGTGGCTGTACTTCACCTGCTGGCCGGGTGCAGAAAACATCTCCCTCTCTGTGCCACAACACGAATGATGAGCACACACGATATACCACAACTCTTAGCCTCCCTGTTATGTATGCAGCCCTGGAAGACACAACAGACAGGTGACGTGTACGTGTTTGAAGACAGCGAGTGGCAACGCAGAACTCCCAAAGACCCACCACTGTCACGCACAGAATGTCAGATGTGGGCCACACTTCAGACATTGCTATTTGATGCCGACTGTATCACCATGTATGAAATCAACAGTGCACGGAAAAATGTGCTCTTAAAATTAAGTGGCCGTCTCAACGAAGCAGCCTTGGCCCAGATCCCCTCCTTGGAGCACCTTGCCCGATGGCTTGCCGCACTCCCTCTGACTCAGCCACAGCAGCCACACCCACCACCCCTCATCACTACCCTCCCACAG TTGAGTGATGGAGTGGCAGGCGCCTGGGATGGTCGCTGGAAAGAACTGTCACAAAGATTGGCTCCCAGGTTTCTTGCACCAACACCTACCTGCCTGCAAGCACTGGCGTCTAGTATGGCAGCGGCCTGGGACCTGGATGCACTAGAGGAGCTGCTGCCGGACACTCCCTCATGTGCCTCCTGTGGCAGTCCTGCGGGCCAGAGGTGTTCACGATGCCACAACGAGTGGTACTGCCGCAG AAAGTGTCAGGTTGAAGACTGGCCAAAGCATAAACAACTGTGTGACCTCTTGGTAAAAAATAACCCCAAGGCAAAGTCTACTGCTGATGCTCCTGAAGAAGATGGAAGTGGATAA
- the LOC126981339 gene encoding uncharacterized protein LOC126981339 isoform X1: MGGGASIQKPNCGCKTEEAGYLPYDVYEAARTGLPGPVLSYLSTTKGSNVNATYKGETMLHVACANGRESVLTLLLSQKGLCLNIRNAYNETALMLAAGNGYRDCVEIMLVHTQSCPLEIHCKNNNNLSAMDIAHINNRQDVAYCMQSFLKNRPPPTGGKKDTQPRPAAPAPGNNDPSPPPATNNAPAVCTVTSAAAPAVTTARK, translated from the exons ATGGGCGGAGGTGCG TCAATACAAAAACCGAATTGTGGCTGCAAGACAGAAGAAGCAGGATACCTTCCCTAT GATGTTTATGAGGCCGCAAGAACTGGTCTGCCGGGGCCTGTCCTTTCGTACTTGAGCACAACAAAAGGTAGTAATGTCAATGCCACCTACAAGGGCGAGACAATGTTGCATGTGGCCTGTGCCAATGGGCGGGAGAGTGTCCTGACCTTGCTGCTCAGCCAAAAGGGTCTGTGCCTGAACATCCGCAACGCCTACAACGAGACGGCCCTCATGCTAGCGGCGGGGAACGGATACCGGGACTGTGTCGAGATCATGCTTGTCCATACCCAGAGT TGTCCCCTTGAAATACactgcaagaacaacaacaacctgaGCGCTATGGACATCGCCCACATCAACAACCGTCAGGACGTGGCTTATTGTATGCAGTCGTTTCTCAAG AATCGGCCTCCACCAACGGGCGGGAAAAAAGA CACCCAACCCCGACCTGCCGCCCCCGCACCTGGCAACAATGATCCCAGCCCCCCGCCCGCGACCAACAACGCCCCTGCAGTTTGTACTGTGACCTCTGCTGCCGCACCTGCAGTAACCACAGCCAGAAAGTGA
- the LOC126981339 gene encoding uncharacterized protein LOC126981339 isoform X5, with protein MGGGASIQKPNCGCKTEEAGYLPYDVYEAARTGLPGPVLSYLSTTKGSNVNATYKGETMLHVACANGRESVLTLLLSQKGLCLNIRNAYNETALMLAAGNGYRDCVEIMLVHTQSCPLEIHCKNNYDQSAMDIAHINNRQDVTYYMQSFLKNRPPPTGGKKDTQPRPAAPAPGNNDPSPPPATNNAPAVCTVTSAAAPAVTTARK; from the exons ATGGGCGGAGGTGCG TCAATACAAAAACCGAATTGTGGCTGCAAGACAGAAGAAGCAGGATACCTTCCCTAT GATGTTTATGAGGCCGCAAGAACTGGTCTGCCGGGGCCTGTCCTTTCGTACTTGAGCACAACAAAAGGTAGTAATGTCAATGCCACCTACAAGGGCGAGACAATGTTGCATGTGGCCTGTGCCAATGGGCGGGAGAGTGTCCTGACCTTGCTGCTCAGCCAAAAGGGTCTGTGCCTGAACATCCGCAACGCCTACAACGAGACGGCCCTCATGCTAGCGGCGGGGAACGGATACCGGGACTGTGTCGAGATCATGCTTGTCCATACCCAGAGT TGTCCCCTTGAAATACACTGCAAGAACAACTACGACCAGAGCGCTATGGACATTGCCCACATCAACAACCGTCAGGACGTGACTTACTATATGCAGTCGTTTCTCAAG AATCGGCCTCCACCAACGGGCGGGAAAAAAGA CACCCAACCCCGACCTGCCGCCCCCGCACCTGGCAACAATGATCCCAGCCCCCCGCCCGCGACCAACAACGCCCCTGCAGTTTGTACTGTGACCTCTGCTGCCGCACCTGCAGTAACCACAGCCAGAAAGTGA
- the LOC126981339 gene encoding uncharacterized protein LOC126981339 isoform X4: MGGGASKQKPNCGCTTEAAGYLPYDVYEAARTGLPGPVLSYLSTTKGSNVNATYKGETMLHVACANGRESVLTLLLSQKGLCLNIRNAYNETALMLAAGNGYRDCVEIMLVHTQSCPLEIHCKNNNNLSAMDIAHINNRQDVAYCMQSFLKNRPPPTGGKKDTQPRPAAPAPGNNDPSPPPATNNAPAVCTVTSAAAPAVTTARK; this comes from the exons ATGGGCGGAGGTGCG TCAAAGCAAAAACCGAATTGTGGCTGTACGACCGAAGCAGCAGGATACCTTCCCTAT GATGTTTATGAGGCCGCAAGAACTGGTCTGCCGGGGCCTGTCCTTTCGTACTTGAGCACAACAAAAGGTAGTAATGTCAATGCCACCTACAAGGGCGAGACAATGTTGCATGTGGCCTGTGCCAATGGGCGGGAGAGTGTCCTGACCTTGCTGCTCAGCCAAAAGGGTCTGTGCCTGAACATCCGCAACGCCTACAACGAGACGGCCCTCATGCTTGCGGCGGGGAACGGATACCGGGACTGTGTCGAGATCATGCTTGTCCATACCCAGAGT TGTCCCCTTGAAATACactgcaagaacaacaacaacctgaGCGCTATGGACATCGCCCACATCAACAACCGTCAGGACGTGGCTTATTGTATGCAGTCGTTTCTCAAG AATCGGCCTCCACCAACGGGCGGGAAAAAAGA CACCCAACCCCGACCTGCCGCCCCCGCACCTGGCAACAATGATCCCAGCCCCCCGCCCGCGACCAACAACGCCCCTGCAGTTTGTACTGTGACCTCTGCTGCCGCACCTGCAGTAACCACAGCCAGAAAGTGA
- the LOC126981317 gene encoding zinc finger MYND domain-containing protein 10-like isoform X2: MRKRVHGGERKREVAEMEGEREDSGGEVVPEYKCIVIMLLWVFRWVSCCGRVIQLSTQAVLEARRGGHEHVQHTLTLQHKELEVVWHLLTAETWRLHVLPLLLRQCQETSPPPSSLPFIMVLHLEVAALGLLESLAFNEESAAALEGLVLDVIDYSVRQLIRLVNHGHAHPNQPFYSPQENHLYVFDSREDDEKGDSSSTSTQKDDEGKENQKSDEREDGKENIHHEVSQEERRAGLVLGGKAVAVLHLLAGCRKHLPLCATTRMMSTHDIPQLLASLLCMQPWKTQQTGDVYVFEDSEWQRRTPKDPPLSRTECQMWATLQTLLFDADCITMYEINSARKNVLLKLSGRLNEAALAQIPSLEHLARWLAALPLTQPQQPHPPPLITTLPQLSDGVAGAWDGRWKELSQRLAPRFLAPTPTCLQALASSMAAAWDLDALEELLPDTPSCASCGSPAGQRCSRCHNEWYCRRKCQVEDWPKHKQLCDLLVKNNPKAKSTADAPEEDGSG; the protein is encoded by the exons ATGAGAAAGAGGGTGcacggaggagagaggaagagagaggtggcagagatggaaggagagagggaagatagcGGAGGGGAGGTGGTTCCTGAGTATAAGTGTATTGTCATAATGCTACTATGGGTCTTTAGGTGGGTGAGCTGCTGCGGCCGTGTGATTCAGCTGAGCACGCAGGCGGTGTTGGAGGCGAGGAGGGGCGGCCACGAGCACGTCCAGCACACACTCACTCTTCAGCACAAG GAGCTGGAGGTCGTGTGGCACCTGCTGACGGCTGAGACATGGAGGCTCCATGTCCTGCCGCTTCTGCTGCGTCAATGCCAAGAgacatctcctcccccttcttccctccccttcattatgGTG tTGCACTTAGAGGTGGCTGCATTGGGCCTCTTGGAAAGCCTGGCGTTTAACGAGGAATCTGCTGCAGCGCTGGAGGGACTCGTCCTTGATGTGATTGACTACAGCGTGCGACAGCTGATCCGCCTTGTCAACCACGGCCACGCCCACCCCAACCAGCCTTTCTACAGCCCTCAGGAGAACCATCTCTATGTCTTTGATTCAAGGGAAGACG atgAGAAAGGAGACAGTAGCAGCACTAGTACCCAAAAGGATGATGAAGGTAAGGAGAATCAAAAAAGTGACGAacgagaagatggaaaagaaaacatacaccaCGAAGTGAGTCAGGAGGAGCGGAGGGCAGGACTGGTGCTGGGAGGGAAGGCAGTGGCTGTACTTCACCTGCTGGCCGGGTGCAGAAAACATCTCCCTCTCTGTGCCACAACACGAATGATGAGCACACACGATATACCACAACTCTTAGCCTCCCTGTTATGTATGCAGCCCTGGAAGACACAACAGACAGGTGACGTGTACGTGTTTGAAGACAGCGAGTGGCAACGCAGAACTCCCAAAGACCCACCACTGTCACGCACAGAATGTCAGATGTGGGCCACACTTCAGACATTGCTATTTGATGCCGACTGTATCACCATGTATGAAATCAACAGTGCACGGAAAAATGTGCTCTTAAAATTAAGTGGCCGTCTCAACGAAGCAGCCTTGGCCCAGATCCCCTCCTTGGAGCACCTTGCCCGATGGCTTGCCGCACTCCCTCTGACTCAGCCACAGCAGCCACACCCACCACCCCTCATCACTACCCTCCCACAG TTGAGTGATGGAGTGGCAGGCGCCTGGGATGGTCGCTGGAAAGAACTGTCACAAAGATTGGCTCCCAGGTTTCTTGCACCAACACCTACCTGCCTGCAAGCACTGGCGTCTAGTATGGCAGCGGCCTGGGACCTGGATGCACTAGAGGAGCTGCTGCCGGACACTCCCTCATGTGCCTCCTGTGGCAGTCCTGCGGGCCAGAGGTGTTCACGATGCCACAACGAGTGGTACTGCCGCAG AAAGTGTCAGGTTGAAGACTGGCCAAAGCATAAACAACTGTGTGACCTCTTGGTAAAAAATAACCCCAAGGCAAAGTCTACTGCTGATGCTCCTGAAGAAGATGGAAGTGGATAA